From Acidobacteriota bacterium, one genomic window encodes:
- a CDS encoding OmpH family outer membrane protein produces the protein MSVTRSFVFSILFVAFSSICISAQAQSASAPKIVVIDTAVFFNEKLGITKIVSASKTLANELAPKRNSVQQLVARIDALNKEMATFQANASKGIPIDEKTVQSKVDELDRLKREGKYQEDEFNALAQKRQNEIVGPVYSEVLKTLGEYLKSKDYGLVFDASKDQSGILIYASEKYDITKEFITYYNTRPVTAIAPVPR, from the coding sequence ATGTCCGTCACTCGTTCTTTCGTTTTTAGTATTCTTTTTGTGGCTTTTTCGAGCATTTGCATTTCAGCCCAGGCTCAGTCGGCGTCGGCTCCGAAGATCGTTGTCATCGATACTGCGGTCTTTTTTAATGAAAAGCTCGGTATCACAAAGATAGTTTCCGCCTCGAAGACCCTTGCAAACGAGCTTGCTCCGAAGCGCAATTCCGTTCAGCAGCTCGTTGCTCGAATTGATGCTCTGAACAAGGAGATGGCGACATTTCAGGCGAACGCCTCGAAGGGCATTCCGATTGACGAGAAAACGGTCCAGAGCAAGGTCGATGAGCTTGACCGCCTGAAACGCGAAGGTAAGTATCAGGAAGACGAATTCAATGCCTTGGCTCAAAAGCGCCAGAACGAGATCGTAGGCCCGGTATATTCCGAGGTTCTGAAGACGCTTGGTGAATACTTAAAATCAAAGGATTACGGCCTGGTGTTCGACGCATCAAAGGATCAGAGTGGAATACTGATCTATGCGTCCGAAAAGTACGATATCACGAAGGAATTTATCACCTACTACAACACACGTCCGGTAACGGCCATTGCTCCGGTCCCCCGGTAG